The following are from one region of the Verrucomicrobia bacterium CG1_02_43_26 genome:
- a CDS encoding flagellar biosynthesis protein FlhA: protein MAEAPKVANKNDSTLFKKFTANSDIGLTFGFFGIVILLVIPVATGMLDLLLALSIGISLLVLLMVIYIKEPAEFTVFPVVLLTITLFRLGLNVASTRLILLDGYAGRVIESFGNFVVQGNYLVGAVVFLILVVINFVVITKGAGRIAEVAARFTLDSLPGKQMSIDAELNAGIIDERTATLRRQKIQKEADFYGAMDGASKFVRGDAIAGILITLINVIGGISIGIFQKGLPLMDALQKYTLLSIGDGLVSQVPALIVSVAAGILITRTSEGVNLGDHLGKQFRVYPRAVGVAAAMLFTFAILPGMPGIPFFILGLVCAYIAYLLKKHAGDWATSDTVQKPKPGEKGYMGEEDGATGELASAFVKPGSMEDLQKMIQIEAFTVELGYGLLPMADKKQSGDMLDRITGVRQKAARELGILLPPISVKDNLELDANEYRFLLRNKEIARGGIMPNRWLAMNVGGSEVQLKGVTTVEPVFGLDAVWINDEERKNAEINGYTVVDCASVMITHLTEVIREHAYLLLEREDTQKLIDVVKEKNPTLISELLPEKVSVGLIQRVLQNLLQERISIKNLSLILETIGDFADVTKNPDDLSEQVRRKMGHFFISEYETEANLINAITLHPQLEQLLVSRVKRTQFEVSLMMDPALTRQMLNEMAPRLNEMVEQGFDPVIITTMELRLPFKRFFDPSFPRLIVLSYQELPNKTQVQNFGVVSLPISNEQQPQVTGLEEPQVATA from the coding sequence ATGGCTGAAGCCCCTAAAGTTGCCAATAAAAATGATTCGACTCTGTTTAAGAAGTTTACAGCGAACTCTGACATTGGGTTAACGTTTGGTTTTTTTGGTATCGTGATATTGCTTGTTATTCCGGTTGCCACCGGGATGCTCGATTTGCTCTTGGCGTTGAGTATTGGTATATCGCTGCTGGTGCTGTTAATGGTTATTTATATAAAAGAGCCGGCGGAGTTTACGGTTTTCCCGGTGGTGTTGTTGACGATAACTTTATTTAGACTTGGCCTGAATGTTGCTTCTACTCGTTTGATTTTACTTGATGGTTACGCCGGACGAGTGATAGAGTCCTTTGGCAACTTTGTTGTTCAAGGAAACTACCTCGTCGGCGCCGTTGTTTTCCTGATACTGGTGGTCATCAACTTTGTGGTGATCACGAAAGGTGCGGGCCGTATTGCGGAAGTTGCCGCGCGATTTACGTTGGATAGTTTGCCAGGTAAACAGATGTCGATTGACGCGGAGTTGAACGCTGGGATAATTGATGAACGTACCGCAACCCTAAGACGCCAAAAGATACAGAAAGAAGCAGATTTTTATGGTGCGATGGACGGTGCGAGCAAGTTCGTGCGAGGAGATGCCATTGCCGGTATATTAATTACCCTGATTAACGTTATTGGAGGTATTAGTATAGGTATTTTTCAAAAAGGTTTACCCCTGATGGATGCGTTACAGAAGTATACGCTGTTATCGATCGGGGACGGATTGGTTTCTCAAGTACCCGCGCTGATTGTATCGGTAGCAGCCGGTATATTGATTACTCGTACCTCTGAGGGCGTTAATTTGGGAGACCACTTAGGCAAGCAATTTAGAGTGTACCCAAGGGCTGTAGGTGTTGCCGCAGCGATGTTATTTACCTTTGCGATTTTGCCTGGGATGCCTGGAATTCCCTTTTTCATATTAGGACTGGTTTGCGCTTATATTGCTTACTTACTTAAGAAACATGCTGGAGATTGGGCTACGAGTGATACTGTTCAGAAGCCAAAGCCAGGCGAGAAAGGGTACATGGGCGAAGAAGATGGGGCAACCGGAGAGCTAGCATCCGCATTTGTGAAACCAGGCTCTATGGAAGATCTACAAAAGATGATTCAAATAGAAGCCTTTACGGTGGAACTCGGGTATGGTTTGTTACCTATGGCAGACAAGAAGCAGAGTGGTGATATGTTAGATAGAATTACCGGTGTGAGGCAAAAGGCTGCTCGTGAATTGGGGATACTCCTTCCACCTATTTCAGTTAAAGATAATCTAGAATTAGATGCCAATGAGTACCGCTTCCTATTACGCAATAAAGAAATAGCACGCGGAGGAATTATGCCTAACCGTTGGCTTGCGATGAATGTTGGCGGCAGCGAGGTACAGTTGAAAGGCGTTACCACAGTAGAGCCTGTATTTGGATTGGATGCCGTTTGGATAAATGATGAAGAGCGAAAGAATGCTGAGATTAACGGCTATACGGTAGTGGATTGTGCGTCTGTTATGATTACTCATTTAACGGAAGTGATACGCGAGCATGCGTATTTGCTACTAGAACGCGAAGATACGCAGAAGTTGATCGATGTTGTGAAAGAAAAGAACCCAACACTTATCAGCGAGTTATTGCCTGAGAAGGTTTCCGTAGGTTTGATACAACGAGTTTTGCAAAATTTACTTCAAGAGCGTATATCGATAAAAAATCTTTCCCTGATATTGGAAACGATTGGAGATTTTGCAGATGTTACGAAGAATCCCGATGATCTTTCGGAGCAAGTGCGCCGAAAAATGGGGCATTTCTTTATTTCTGAATATGAGACGGAAGCGAACCTGATTAATGCAATTACGCTGCACCCTCAGTTGGAACAGTTACTTGTTTCCAGAGTAAAGCGCACGCAGTTCGAAGTGTCTTTGATGATGGATCCCGCGCTTACGCGACAGATGTTAAATGAGATGGCACCTCGTTTAAATGAGATGGTGGAGCAAGGATTTGACCCTGTTATTATCACAACGATGGAGTTACGCTTACCCTTTAAGCGCTTTTTTGATCCAAGTTTTCCTCGACTTATTGTCCTTTCTTATCAAGAGTTACCCAATAAGACCCAAGTACAAAACTTTGGTGTTGTATCACTCCCTATAAGCAACGAACAACAGCCACAAGTCACTGGGCTGGAAGAACCCCAAGTAGCAACTGCTTAA
- a CDS encoding flagellar motor protein MotA produces MLIIIGSLVVVISMIGGFMLAGGNPLVLLHISEFVVILGIASGVLITASPKSVLLRILADTKACLTSKGATEADFLDLMKLLYEIFMLGRKSGLIALDEHMTDPHASSILTKYPEFLKDDEKVTFLVNSLRPIIDGKIKPEQLEGILVAEVHSKEEEAEKSISMLHLVGDSLPGIGIVAAVLGIINTMSAIADGPERVGQSVAAALTGTFLGIFTAYGFVNPLAQRIQFLHKTEFLYYNTISRAVSAFAKGLAPLMAIEIARRSLEKSVQPRADELEAILKNI; encoded by the coding sequence ATGCTAATAATAATAGGATCGTTAGTTGTTGTCATATCCATGATCGGTGGGTTCATGCTTGCAGGCGGTAACCCCCTTGTATTGCTTCATATATCGGAATTCGTAGTGATTTTGGGTATAGCGAGCGGCGTGTTGATAACCGCGAGCCCGAAATCTGTATTGCTGCGCATCCTTGCGGATACTAAGGCGTGTTTGACAAGTAAAGGCGCAACGGAAGCTGATTTTCTTGATTTGATGAAACTGCTTTATGAGATATTTATGCTCGGTCGAAAAAGCGGATTGATTGCACTAGACGAGCATATGACGGATCCGCACGCGAGCAGCATCCTTACGAAGTACCCGGAGTTTCTTAAAGATGATGAGAAGGTGACGTTTTTGGTAAACTCCCTACGACCGATTATTGACGGCAAAATAAAGCCCGAACAGTTGGAAGGAATTTTGGTCGCTGAAGTACACAGTAAAGAAGAAGAAGCGGAGAAAAGTATTTCCATGCTTCATTTGGTGGGAGATTCGCTGCCAGGGATAGGGATTGTGGCGGCCGTTCTTGGTATTATTAATACGATGAGCGCGATTGCCGATGGCCCGGAACGCGTGGGACAAAGTGTTGCGGCTGCTTTAACAGGAACATTTCTTGGTATTTTTACGGCGTATGGATTTGTAAACCCGTTGGCACAGCGAATACAGTTTTTACATAAAACAGAATTTCTTTATTACAATACGATCAGCCGTGCGGTTTCCGCTTTTGCAAAGGGATTGGCACCCCTCATGGCGATTGAGATTGCGAGGCGTTCTTTAGAAAAGAGCGTTCAACCGAGAGCGGACGAATTAGAAGCTATCCTTAAAAATATATAA
- a CDS encoding peptidylprolyl isomerase: MSDNVVVLETSVGEIELTLMPEVAPKACENFITHVKNGYYDGIIFHRVIPGFMIQGGDPSGNGTGGESIWGKEFEDECKGDVKFNEPGMLAMANRGPSTNGSQFFITTAETPWLHMKHTIFGKVTQGYDIVQKIESCARDIQDRPRQEKKILRAQMKSDRMAEKKD; encoded by the coding sequence ATGTCAGATAATGTAGTCGTTCTAGAAACAAGCGTTGGCGAAATCGAGTTGACTCTCATGCCGGAAGTCGCTCCCAAAGCCTGTGAAAATTTCATCACCCACGTAAAAAATGGCTACTATGATGGCATCATCTTTCACCGCGTTATCCCGGGGTTCATGATCCAGGGAGGAGATCCTTCAGGTAACGGCACGGGTGGCGAGTCCATCTGGGGCAAAGAATTTGAAGATGAATGCAAAGGTGACGTTAAATTTAATGAACCCGGCATGCTCGCTATGGCAAACCGTGGCCCAAGCACAAATGGCAGCCAGTTTTTCATCACCACAGCCGAAACGCCTTGGCTCCATATGAAGCACACCATTTTCGGGAAGGTCACTCAGGGCTATGATATCGTCCAAAAGATCGAATCTTGTGCCAGAGATATCCAAGACCGTCCTCGCCAAGAGAAAAAGATCCTGCGCGCTCAGATGAAAAGTGATCGTATGGCAGAAAAGAAGGACTAG
- a CDS encoding type IV pili twitching motility protein PilT, whose protein sequence is MSYEMNDLLNLMVDEGASDLHIQVDQAPILRINGSMIPVEGSALTPEDTESLINSITSDLHKQEIKQKGGVDFGFAFLDKARFRVSVMRSKGNYGVVLRLIPNEILPLDVIGLPEKIKELLRRPRGLILVTGPTGCGKSTTLASMINWINENIEGHIITIEDPIEYYHRHKKSIVSQREVGIDTPSFGYALRSALRQDPDVILVGEMRDLETMEAAISAAETGHLVMATLHTTGAARTVDRIIDAFPASAKEYIRTQLASSILAVVSQTLLRRVGGGRVAAFEIMINTDSIATLIRDDKTYRITSDIQTGASYGMITLDACLLSLYNRGLVYRDEVIDKSQYPDQMRKKLEGQGNVTKNPISQ, encoded by the coding sequence ATGAGCTACGAGATGAATGATCTCTTAAACCTGATGGTTGATGAAGGTGCTTCCGACCTCCACATCCAGGTTGACCAAGCTCCTATACTCAGAATCAATGGTTCCATGATTCCCGTAGAGGGTTCCGCGTTAACCCCAGAGGATACCGAAAGTTTAATCAATTCCATTACGTCTGATCTTCACAAGCAAGAGATAAAGCAAAAGGGGGGCGTCGATTTTGGTTTCGCTTTCCTCGATAAAGCAAGGTTTCGTGTGAGTGTTATGCGTTCAAAGGGGAATTATGGGGTCGTACTGCGTTTAATTCCTAATGAGATTCTTCCGCTGGATGTCATCGGTTTGCCGGAAAAAATTAAAGAACTTTTAAGGCGCCCTAGGGGGCTCATACTGGTAACAGGGCCAACCGGCTGTGGTAAATCAACTACGTTGGCATCCATGATCAATTGGATTAATGAGAACATAGAGGGTCACATCATTACTATCGAGGATCCTATTGAATATTATCATCGTCACAAAAAATCTATCGTCAGTCAACGCGAAGTCGGTATCGATACCCCTAGCTTTGGATACGCTTTACGAAGTGCTTTAAGACAGGATCCGGATGTTATTCTCGTTGGGGAAATGCGTGATCTGGAAACGATGGAGGCCGCTATCAGCGCTGCAGAAACGGGTCACTTAGTGATGGCTACGTTACACACAACGGGCGCGGCAAGAACGGTTGACCGTATTATAGACGCTTTCCCTGCTTCCGCAAAGGAGTACATTCGTACTCAATTAGCTTCTTCAATTTTGGCAGTCGTTTCTCAAACGCTTTTAAGGCGGGTTGGCGGAGGTCGGGTTGCCGCGTTTGAAATCATGATCAATACCGATTCTATCGCTACTCTCATTCGAGATGATAAGACTTATCGTATCACTTCCGATATTCAAACCGGTGCGTCCTATGGTATGATCACATTAGATGCCTGCTTACTCAGTCTCTACAACCGTGGTCTTGTGTACCGAGATGAGGTCATAGATAAATCTCAATATCCGGATCAAATGCGGAAAAAGCTTGAAGGTCAGGGCAATGTTACTAAAAATCCCATAAGCCAATAA
- a CDS encoding phosphoribosylamine--glycine ligase gives MKVLVIGSGGREHAITLACQKSPLVTSVIAAPGNGGIPNSIPVNIESVSDMVKLAEQENVDFVIVGPEVPLSLGLVDALVAKGILAFGPNKQAAQFEASKEFTKNFLVKYNIPTARSASFKQLTPALNYLKAQTFPTVIKASGLAAGKGVVIAQDYLEGKAALTDMLEGNIFGESGHTVLIEDYLEGEEASIMLVVSGKDYILLPTSQDHKRLGEGDTGLNTGGMGAYAPADIVTESVLNMIAETIVKPTIAGFQAEYIDYRGVLYIGIMLTKSGPKVLEFNVRFGDPECQVLLPLIKSDPIELLYNCAQGTLNKNPVSFNPGYAITVVLTAPGYPGKYEKGLALTLPDNIPSGTSIIHAGTYQNKNGSLKSSGGRVLCITATAATLQAAAEKAYGLISQIPNNPLKYRYDIGFKQLARVNLISK, from the coding sequence ATGAAAGTTCTTGTTATCGGTTCTGGAGGTCGTGAGCATGCAATCACGCTTGCCTGTCAAAAAAGTCCTCTCGTCACTTCAGTGATAGCAGCACCGGGTAATGGGGGTATCCCAAACTCCATTCCGGTGAACATCGAAAGTGTTTCGGATATGGTTAAGCTGGCAGAGCAAGAAAATGTCGATTTCGTAATCGTCGGCCCGGAGGTGCCTTTAAGCCTTGGTTTAGTAGACGCGCTCGTGGCGAAGGGTATTCTCGCGTTTGGTCCAAATAAGCAAGCAGCTCAATTCGAAGCGAGTAAGGAATTTACTAAAAATTTCTTGGTAAAATATAATATTCCGACAGCTCGTTCAGCATCCTTTAAACAACTCACTCCTGCACTCAATTACCTCAAAGCCCAAACGTTTCCCACTGTCATCAAGGCCAGTGGTCTCGCCGCGGGTAAGGGAGTAGTGATAGCCCAGGATTATCTTGAGGGTAAAGCTGCACTTACTGATATGCTTGAAGGTAATATTTTTGGCGAGAGTGGTCATACCGTTTTAATAGAGGACTACCTCGAGGGGGAAGAGGCTTCTATCATGCTCGTTGTCTCGGGGAAGGACTATATCCTCCTGCCCACGAGCCAAGATCACAAGAGGCTTGGCGAGGGCGATACTGGCCTAAATACAGGTGGCATGGGTGCATACGCCCCGGCAGATATTGTCACGGAGTCTGTTTTAAATATGATTGCAGAAACCATTGTCAAACCCACGATAGCTGGCTTCCAGGCGGAGTATATCGATTACCGTGGTGTTCTTTATATTGGTATTATGCTGACAAAGAGCGGCCCTAAGGTTCTGGAATTTAATGTCCGTTTTGGAGACCCTGAATGCCAGGTCCTCCTCCCACTTATAAAATCAGATCCTATCGAGCTCCTCTACAACTGCGCTCAAGGCACGCTTAATAAAAACCCCGTATCGTTTAATCCTGGCTACGCAATCACGGTTGTACTCACAGCTCCGGGTTATCCAGGCAAGTATGAAAAGGGCCTCGCGCTCACCTTACCGGATAACATTCCTTCAGGGACAAGTATCATTCATGCGGGCACATATCAAAATAAAAATGGTTCTCTAAAATCGTCGGGAGGACGAGTCCTCTGCATCACAGCCACAGCCGCTACCTTGCAAGCAGCAGCAGAAAAAGCCTACGGTCTCATCAGCCAAATCCCAAACAACCCTCTCAAATACCGCTATGATATCGGGTTTAAACAGCTTGCTAGGGTTAATCTTATTTCAAAATAA
- a CDS encoding tRNA-specific adenosine deaminase → MQDNVPENVKKAPLPCPFEKLYPSQLNKDDEFYMKLAYNQAIEAWRADEVPIGAVVVYEDRVIGSAHNQVEFSKDPTAHAEMLAITQAANFLGDWRLNKTRLYVTKEPCPMCSGAVIMSRVGQVIYGVPDTKMGCLGGAYSVHLLEGVNHRVDVKSGVLANECYALLQSFFKLKRVRE, encoded by the coding sequence ATGCAAGACAATGTTCCGGAGAATGTAAAGAAAGCTCCATTACCATGCCCGTTTGAAAAGCTGTATCCATCCCAACTCAACAAAGACGATGAGTTTTACATGAAGCTGGCGTATAACCAAGCGATTGAGGCCTGGCGGGCGGACGAAGTGCCGATAGGAGCTGTTGTTGTTTATGAAGACAGGGTGATTGGATCTGCGCACAACCAAGTAGAGTTCTCTAAAGACCCAACGGCTCACGCGGAGATGCTAGCCATTACCCAAGCTGCTAATTTTTTAGGAGATTGGCGATTGAATAAAACCCGCTTGTACGTGACAAAAGAACCCTGCCCGATGTGCTCCGGCGCTGTCATTATGTCCCGAGTGGGGCAAGTGATCTATGGGGTGCCCGACACTAAAATGGGGTGTTTAGGGGGGGCTTATAGCGTGCATTTATTAGAAGGGGTAAATCATCGCGTTGATGTGAAGTCGGGAGTATTGGCGAATGAATGTTATGCCTTACTGCAAAGCTTTTTTAAGCTGAAGCGGGTTCGAGAATAG
- a CDS encoding ribosome-binding factor A has protein sequence MGQRIVRVNELLKREISQQLHTLFRQEATYITITKVETSPDLRAARVFFSVLGDAKNKKECTQFLIKMSGLLRKEVYRYVTLKYSPKFEFVYDDSIEKEVTLMNEIDKLSDEDNHDASS, from the coding sequence ATGGGACAAAGAATTGTACGGGTAAACGAATTGCTCAAACGCGAAATCAGCCAACAGCTCCACACGCTCTTTCGCCAAGAAGCTACTTATATTACGATCACTAAAGTAGAGACTTCGCCCGATTTGCGGGCAGCTCGTGTCTTCTTTTCAGTACTTGGTGACGCTAAAAATAAAAAGGAATGTACCCAATTCCTCATCAAAATGTCCGGCCTTCTCCGCAAAGAGGTCTATAGATATGTCACGCTAAAGTATTCTCCAAAATTTGAATTTGTTTACGATGATTCTATCGAAAAAGAGGTAACTCTTATGAACGAAATCGATAAATTATCAGATGAAGATAATCATGACGCGAGCTCTTAA
- a CDS encoding translation initiation factor IF-2 — translation MSVRIYQLSKELNMENKAVIALLQERGLKVDSPSNTIPNIYADALIDEYVNKKKNGSIPQELKQETEPEQKEKPAPEPKKPASPNLPSGVRVKSAADVAKEKEKKSPVVQSPEFPGVKKPMAPPASSNIVSKSQQQAPKLPPMPPRAQQDRELSKPGDVRLPEKSEPEVKELASNKPQLPNLPKSTEPKKGKPEFDDYKTVICKPPIVVRDFAILLDIKPFRLISELMEIGIFASMNQVIEEDVASKIAEAHGFILEIHHRGETPPLTPKKIEKKKIEVDESQFLEPRPPIVCVLGHVDHGKTTLLDVIRKANVVSGEAGGITQHIGAYQVEHKDHKITFIDTPGHAAFSKMRERGANLTDIAILVIAADDGFKPQTEEALKFAQKANVPVVVAVNKMDAKGANLNNVYQQMQQKGIAPEEWGGETLCTPISAIKGENIDQLLELILLQSEVLELKANPKCPAEGIVLESQIEVGRGSTATAIITKGTLKVGDALVAGPHYCKVKALVDDHGKRIDSALPATPVRIIGWSGAPSAGSAFISAKNEKEAKSIAEENSINLKREVNQLANIEAHAGSIDDLFAAIAETKQKTYKVIIKGDVQGSVEALAGCLEAIKSTKIKLEILYAEVGLVTKNDVISANTAGATIVAFNTKFDTGVQSQAKHHDVQIIQHNIIYELINQVKDAMADMLEPELKENKLGAAQVRQVFSVAKGVVAGCMVTEGKIIKDQFCRIFRGTNKEAIHQGKVSTLKRFKDDTNEVRAGYECGIQVDNFNDYQEGDSIECFEIQKIKTSL, via the coding sequence ATGAGCGTACGCATCTACCAACTATCCAAGGAATTAAACATGGAAAATAAGGCCGTTATCGCCCTTCTCCAGGAGCGTGGTCTCAAAGTGGATAGTCCTTCCAATACTATCCCCAACATCTATGCGGATGCGCTTATTGATGAGTATGTAAATAAAAAAAAGAACGGGTCAATTCCCCAGGAGCTTAAGCAAGAAACCGAGCCTGAGCAAAAAGAGAAACCTGCTCCGGAACCAAAAAAACCAGCTTCCCCGAACCTTCCTTCTGGTGTCAGAGTGAAGTCAGCAGCGGATGTAGCTAAGGAAAAAGAAAAAAAATCTCCTGTCGTTCAATCACCTGAATTTCCAGGTGTCAAAAAACCTATGGCTCCGCCAGCGTCTTCTAATATTGTTTCAAAATCACAGCAGCAAGCGCCCAAGCTACCACCTATGCCTCCTAGAGCCCAACAGGACAGAGAGCTTAGTAAGCCGGGGGATGTTCGCTTACCGGAAAAATCAGAGCCAGAGGTAAAGGAGCTAGCTTCAAACAAGCCTCAGTTGCCTAATCTGCCTAAATCAACAGAGCCTAAAAAGGGCAAACCTGAGTTTGATGATTATAAAACAGTCATCTGCAAACCACCTATTGTGGTAAGAGACTTTGCTATTTTACTCGATATTAAGCCGTTTCGTCTCATTTCCGAACTCATGGAGATCGGCATTTTTGCTTCCATGAACCAGGTCATCGAAGAAGATGTAGCCTCAAAAATCGCGGAAGCACACGGCTTTATCCTTGAAATCCACCACCGTGGCGAAACACCGCCTCTCACCCCTAAAAAGATTGAGAAAAAGAAGATCGAGGTAGATGAATCTCAATTCTTGGAACCGCGTCCTCCGATCGTTTGTGTTTTGGGTCATGTAGACCACGGCAAAACCACCCTTCTTGACGTCATCCGTAAGGCAAATGTTGTCTCTGGCGAAGCCGGTGGCATCACGCAACATATTGGTGCTTACCAAGTCGAGCACAAAGACCATAAAATTACTTTTATAGACACTCCTGGGCACGCGGCATTTTCTAAAATGCGTGAACGTGGTGCCAACCTCACTGATATCGCTATTCTCGTAATTGCGGCAGATGACGGTTTCAAACCGCAAACGGAAGAAGCTCTCAAGTTCGCCCAAAAGGCAAATGTCCCGGTTGTTGTAGCAGTCAATAAAATGGATGCCAAGGGTGCCAACCTTAACAACGTCTATCAGCAAATGCAGCAAAAGGGCATTGCTCCGGAAGAATGGGGCGGAGAAACTTTGTGTACACCTATTTCAGCGATCAAGGGTGAGAATATTGATCAGCTTCTCGAGCTCATTTTACTCCAATCAGAAGTTTTAGAACTCAAGGCAAATCCAAAATGCCCGGCAGAGGGTATTGTCCTTGAATCTCAAATCGAGGTGGGTCGCGGTTCAACCGCAACCGCTATCATCACTAAGGGGACTTTAAAAGTAGGCGATGCGCTCGTCGCTGGTCCTCATTACTGTAAAGTAAAAGCATTAGTGGATGATCATGGCAAGCGCATCGATTCCGCTTTACCTGCAACACCTGTTCGTATCATCGGCTGGTCGGGTGCTCCTTCCGCAGGCTCTGCATTTATTTCCGCTAAAAACGAAAAGGAAGCCAAGAGTATTGCAGAAGAAAATAGCATCAATCTCAAGCGCGAAGTCAACCAACTCGCTAACATTGAAGCTCATGCCGGTTCGATAGATGATCTCTTTGCTGCTATTGCCGAAACAAAGCAAAAAACTTACAAAGTTATTATCAAAGGTGATGTTCAGGGTTCCGTTGAAGCACTTGCCGGTTGTTTAGAGGCCATTAAAAGCACTAAAATTAAGCTCGAAATTCTTTACGCTGAAGTTGGCCTTGTTACTAAAAACGATGTTATTTCAGCAAACACTGCAGGAGCTACAATTGTCGCATTTAATACTAAATTCGATACGGGTGTCCAAAGCCAGGCAAAGCACCACGATGTCCAGATAATCCAACACAATATCATTTACGAGCTCATCAACCAAGTAAAGGATGCTATGGCAGACATGCTTGAGCCCGAACTTAAGGAAAACAAGCTCGGTGCCGCTCAGGTTCGACAAGTCTTTAGTGTTGCTAAGGGTGTTGTCGCTGGTTGCATGGTCACAGAGGGTAAGATTATTAAGGATCAATTCTGCCGTATATTCCGTGGTACTAACAAAGAGGCTATTCACCAAGGTAAGGTTTCTACGCTCAAGCGCTTTAAGGATGACACTAATGAAGTCCGCGCTGGCTACGAATGCGGTATCCAGGTTGATAACTTCAATGATTATCAAGAAGGCGATTCTATCGAGTGCTTCGAGATCCAAAAAATTAAAACATCTTTGTAA
- a CDS encoding transcription termination factor NusA yields the protein MSNQILSVLEYMEKEKGINRDDMISAITTAIKNAAQKGINAGQEIKVEIDPKTGALKAWLLLNVVDSISDSLTEIHIDKAQQANPSLRLGDVYEKEIDPSELGRIAAQTARQAIMQRVRQLEKEKIYEDYKDQVGDIVSGIVRRRERNDLIIDLGKTEAVLMGKERIPGEDYAPGERIRCLLLRIDSTPRGPELILSRSHPKFVRRLFELEVNEIADGTVTIEALARDPGYRSKICVQSIDTKVDPVGACVGARGARVKAIVRELGGEKIDIVRFYADPKRMLEEAIKPAVPKNIRIDEQNHRIYFEVAPEDLSVAIGRKGQNAKLTSKILGWPLDIAKEEKQVMNFQQHLNRAVQGLNQIPGLTEDQATALVNGGITSPEAFDGVTINDLKELSFSEEEAVELIAKFKAYKEGQEV from the coding sequence ATGAGCAATCAAATTTTATCGGTCTTAGAGTACATGGAAAAAGAGAAAGGGATCAATCGTGACGACATGATCTCCGCTATCACCACGGCCATTAAAAATGCAGCTCAAAAGGGAATTAATGCCGGCCAGGAAATCAAAGTCGAAATTGACCCAAAAACAGGTGCCCTAAAGGCCTGGCTTCTCCTTAATGTGGTTGACTCCATCAGCGATTCTTTAACAGAAATACACATAGATAAAGCACAACAAGCAAATCCTAGTCTGAGGCTAGGTGATGTCTATGAAAAAGAAATAGATCCGTCTGAACTAGGCCGTATCGCCGCCCAAACCGCTCGGCAAGCTATCATGCAGCGTGTGCGCCAGTTGGAAAAAGAAAAAATTTATGAGGATTATAAAGATCAAGTCGGTGATATCGTTTCCGGTATTGTCCGCCGCCGTGAGCGCAATGATCTTATTATAGACCTCGGTAAAACAGAAGCCGTTTTAATGGGTAAGGAAAGAATCCCGGGCGAAGATTATGCCCCGGGTGAGCGTATCCGCTGCCTTCTCTTAAGGATAGATTCCACGCCTCGTGGCCCAGAACTTATATTAAGCCGCTCCCATCCTAAATTTGTTCGTCGTCTCTTTGAGCTCGAAGTGAATGAAATCGCAGATGGTACGGTTACTATCGAAGCCCTCGCCCGTGATCCTGGTTATCGTAGCAAGATTTGCGTTCAAAGTATTGATACTAAAGTAGATCCAGTAGGCGCCTGTGTGGGTGCTCGTGGCGCTCGTGTTAAGGCAATTGTACGTGAGCTTGGTGGCGAAAAAATAGACATCGTTCGTTTCTATGCCGATCCTAAGCGCATGCTCGAGGAGGCCATCAAACCTGCTGTTCCTAAGAATATCAGAATAGATGAGCAAAATCACCGCATTTACTTTGAGGTTGCTCCAGAAGACCTCTCCGTAGCGATCGGCCGTAAGGGTCAAAACGCTAAGCTAACGTCAAAGATTCTTGGCTGGCCGCTTGATATCGCTAAAGAAGAGAAGCAGGTCATGAATTTCCAACAACACCTCAATCGTGCGGTTCAAGGGCTTAACCAAATCCCTGGTCTCACCGAGGATCAAGCGACAGCCTTGGTTAATGGGGGTATCACCTCTCCGGAAGCATTTGATGGGGTCACTATTAATGACCTTAAGGAACTCTCTTTCTCAGAAGAAGAGGCTGTTGAACTGATCGCCAAATTCAAGGCATACAAAGAAGGTCAGGAAGTCTGA
- a CDS encoding 30S ribosomal protein S21 — protein MSELEVEIRKGEPVEKALKRLKKKLDRENVIQDVRQKRYHEKPSMKKRLRNKRLAFTNMLRERYKDM, from the coding sequence ATGTCAGAATTGGAAGTTGAAATACGTAAAGGAGAGCCGGTTGAAAAGGCGTTAAAACGTCTTAAGAAGAAACTTGACCGTGAGAACGTGATCCAAGATGTGCGCCAAAAGCGTTATCATGAAAAACCTTCGATGAAAAAACGTCTTCGTAATAAGCGTTTAGCATTCACGAATATGCTTCGTGAGCGTTATAAGGACATGTAA